In Sporichthya brevicatena, the genomic window CCCGGCCGCCCAGCCCCCGGCCGCCCAGCCGCCGGCCCGGCCCGCGCGATCGCACGCGGCCGAGAAGACGGAGAAGATCGCGCACGCCCGGGCCGTGGTCCCGTACCTGGAGGTCAACGGCGAGAAGCACCCGCTGGTCCGCCCGGTCACGGTCCTCGGCCGCGGAACGCAGGTCGACCTGCGGATCGACGACGCCGGGGTCTCGCGCCGGCACGCCGAGATCCAGCTCGGGGACGCCCCGATGCTGGTCGACCTCGGGTCCACCAACGGCACGACGCTCGACGGCGCGCCGGTGGGCCGCGTCGAGCTGACCGACGGCGCCCGGATCGGCATGGGCGACACCGTGCTGGTGTTCCGATTGCCGGCCGGGTAAGCCGCCTCCCATGTCCGAACTCACGATCACCGTCATCCGGCTGGGGTTCCTGGCCGTGCTCTGGCTGTTCGTCCTCACCGC contains:
- a CDS encoding FHA domain-containing protein, whose translation is PAAQPPAAQPPARPARSHAAEKTEKIAHARAVVPYLEVNGEKHPLVRPVTVLGRGTQVDLRIDDAGVSRRHAEIQLGDAPMLVDLGSTNGTTLDGAPVGRVELTDGARIGMGDTVLVFRLPAG